A portion of the Parcubacteria group bacterium CG10_big_fil_rev_8_21_14_0_10_36_14 genome contains these proteins:
- a CDS encoding YraN family protein, translating into MLSVFVYLYERNMTEARKSLGKFGENLAVSFLKKKGYKILERNFVISGFGEIDIICKKKDRVIFIEVRTKSNLLYGTPEESITPKKQQKLINLAHLYLDIKKWHFNKFAIDGIFIEKKGEEYEIRHLENMLECD; encoded by the coding sequence ATGTTATCGGTATTTGTATATTTGTATGAGCGTAATATGACGGAAGCTAGAAAATCTTTAGGCAAGTTCGGCGAAAACCTCGCCGTTTCTTTTTTAAAAAAGAAAGGATATAAAATTTTGGAAAGGAATTTTGTAATCAGTGGTTTTGGTGAAATTGATATTATTTGTAAAAAAAAGGATAGAGTTATCTTTATTGAGGTTCGGACAAAAAGTAATTTGTTATATGGAACGCCGGAAGAAAGTATAACGCCAAAAAAACAACAGAAATTAATTAATTTAGCGCATTTATATTTGGATATAAAAAAATGGCATTTTAATAAATTTGCCATTGACGGAATATTTATTGAAAAAAAAGGTGAAGAATATGAAATTAGGCATTTGGAGAATATGTTGGAGTGCGATTAG